Proteins encoded in a region of the Vicia villosa cultivar HV-30 ecotype Madison, WI linkage group LG5, Vvil1.0, whole genome shotgun sequence genome:
- the LOC131601842 gene encoding protein SUPPRESSOR OF K(+) TRANSPORT GROWTH DEFECT 1-like, which produces MYSNFKEQAIEYVKQAVQEDNAGNYAKAFPLYMNALEYFKTHLKYEKNPKIKEAITQKFTEYLRRAEEIRAVLDDGGPGPASNGDAAVATKPKTKPKNGEGDGEDPEQSKLRAGLNSAIVREKPNVKWNDVAGLESAKQSLQEAVILPVKFPQFFTGKRRPWRAFLLYGPPGTGKSYLAKAVATEADSTFFSVSSSDLVSKWMGESEKLVSNLFEMARESAPSIIFVDEIDSLCGTRGEGNESEASRRIKTELLVQMQGVGHNDQKVLVLAATNTPYALDQAIRRRFDKRIYIPLPDLKARQHMFKVHLGDTPHNLTESDFEHLARKSEGFSGSDVSVCVKDVLFEPVRKTQDAMFFYKSPEGMWIPCGQKQQNAVQITMQDLATQGLASKILPPPISRTDFDKVLARQRPTVSKSDLDVHERFTKEFGEEG; this is translated from the exons ATGTATAGCAATTTCAAGGAACAAGCAATAGAATACGTGAAACAAGCGGTACAAGAAGATAACGCCGGAAACTACGCAAAAGCGTTTCCTCTATACATGAACGCGTTGGAGTATTTCAAAACGCATCTCAAGTACGAGAAGAATCCCAAAATCAAAGAAGCTATTACTCAGAAATTCACTGAGTATCTTCGTCGTGCCGAGGAGATCCGAGCTGTTCTCGATGATGGCGGGCCGGGACCTGCTTCTAATGGGGATGCTGCGGTTGCTACGAAGCCGAAAACGAAGCCGAAGAATGGGGAGGGTGATGGAGAGGATCCGGAGCAGTCGAAGCTTAGGGCGGGGTTGAATTCGGCGATTGTGAGGGAGAAACCGAATGTGAAGTGGAATGATGTTGCTGGGTTGGAGAGTGCTAAACAGTCGTTGCAGGAAGCTGTTATCTTGCCTGTGAAGTTTCCTCAGTTTTTTACTG GTAAAAGACGACCTTGGAGAGCATTTTTGCTATATGGACCACCTGGAACAGGTAAATCATACTTGGCTAAGGCTGTTGCAACTGAAGCCGATTCTACGTTTTTCAG TGTTTCTTCATCAGACCTCGTTTCAAAGTGGATGGGTGAAAGTGAAAAGCTGGTTTCAAATCTTTTTGAAATGGCTCGCGAAAGTGCACCTTCCATCATATTTGTTGATGAAATAGATTCTCTATGTGGTACTCGTGGAGAAGGCAATGAGAGTGAAGCTTCAAGACGAATTAAAACTGAACTTCTGGTGCAGATGCAG GGGGTCGGACACAATGATCAAAAAGTTCTCGTTCTTGCAGCAACAAATACACCATATGCTCTAGACCAG GCAATAAGGCGGCGTTTTGATAAGCGTATATACATTCCACTACCAGATTTAAAGGCTCGCCAACACATGTTCAAG GTGCATCTAGGAGACACTCCTCATAATTTGactgaaagtgattttgaacactTGGCTCGCAAGTCAGAGGGGTTTTCAGGTTCAGATGTATCTGTCTGT GTGAAGGATGTTTTATTCGAACCTGTTCGTAAAACCCAAGATGCCATGTTTTTCTATAAGAGCCCGGAAGGTATGTGGATACCATGTGGACAGAAGCAACAAAATGCAGTACAAATTACAATGCAGGATCTTGCCACACAGGGACTTGCTTCAAAG ATCCTTCCTCCACCTATATCAAGAACCGATTTTGACAAAGTACTTGCTAGACAAAGGCCTACAGTGAGCAAATCTGACCTTGATGTTCACGAGAGATTCACCAAGGAGTTTGGAGAGGAAGGTTAA